The following proteins are encoded in a genomic region of Ammospiza caudacuta isolate bAmmCau1 chromosome 13, bAmmCau1.pri, whole genome shotgun sequence:
- the ORC6 gene encoding origin recognition complex subunit 6: MERGAVRAMAARLGLAEPALLRKAEEYLRLSQVKCTGLMAQMTATSSAVMCLDLAAAFMKQPVDKSYCVKLSGLNKTTYQSSMKSLECLLGVNQRLGMRDLAVQFCCSEAVTMASEILQRYECSLSEAQRADLDFSKPLFVTAALCTACRCLKLKVDKTKMVATSGVKKAIFDRLCSQLEKISQQLSKAVPVAAETPESLQSTLQQCEQEDGSEEDEELPCKQPKTETNQDYEEWKKKILENAAKAQETRSSDSVMPPSNVTAACS, from the exons ATGGAGCGCGGGGCCGTGCGAGCCATGGCGGCCCGGCTGGGCCTGGCCGAGCCCGCCCTGCTCAG AAAAGCCGAGGAGTATCTGCGGCTGTCGCAGGTGAAGTGCACGGGGTTAATGGCTCAAATGACGGCGACGAGCAGTGCTGTGATGTGCCTGGACCTGGCGGCGGCTTTCATGAAACAACCGGTTGACAAA AGCTATTGTGTCAAACTCTCTGGTTTGAACAAGACCACCTACCAGAGCTCCATGAAGTCTTTGGAGTGTTTGCTTGGGGTGAACCAAAGGCTGGGGATGCGAGACTTGGCTGTGcagttctgctgctcagaggcAGTGACCATGGCTTCAGAGATCCTGCAGAG GTACGAGTGCAGCCTCTCGGAAGCACAGCGAGCAGACCTGGATTTCTCCAAGCCCCTGTTTGtaacagctgctctgtgcactgCATGCAG GTGTTTGAAGCTAAAAGTGGACAAAACTAAAATGGTGGCTACATCTGGAGTGAAAAAAGCAATATTTGACCGGCTGTGCAGTCAGCTGGAGAAGATAagccagcagctcagca AGGCTGTTCCAGTGGCTGCAGAGACACCTGAGAGCTTGCAGAGCACCCTGCAGCAGTGTGAGCAGGAGGATG GCTCTGAAGAGGATGAGGAACTGCCATGTAAACAGCCAAAGACTGAAACAAATCAGGACTATgaggaatggaaaaagaaaatcctggaaaatgcTGCTAAGGCACAAGAGACAAGGAGTAGTGACTCTGTAATGCCACCCAGTAATGTAACTGCTGCTTGCTCTTGA